From the Halalkalicoccus sp. CGA53 genome, one window contains:
- a CDS encoding OCRE domain-containing protein, which produces MSEEVLDLLDELLSELNGESEISATRAASDTEQVATGIVEGGSEYGYDEYGYDFTPEDEYGYDESALDPDSDVGSETPYANEGSGSEDASDISSESDEELSEGASDAFSGWEYDASTGVYSDPVSSHSYDSTTGIFFNTETGEGFDPATGMLYDPSVGWYGGWDIYDGGTEYYWTDPTYPGAPDSYDWSGATTGAEYYTDPYSYDYTVDWASGDAFVGPESVWYGYDTPYYGDYASISEMTGETPADTQAYEALIYEHGFENVPGILSDSPIGMYEGMYGPVTPIYPGGGTSGPAAASWDIFDYYGDGWYGGAPIEHDYSNTYPDYFGPGSMGQTDPTLFPDSYEIWSPYTSTF; this is translated from the coding sequence ATGAGCGAGGAGGTACTCGACCTATTAGACGAATTACTATCCGAACTCAACGGCGAGTCGGAAATCTCGGCCACGAGGGCCGCTTCGGATACTGAGCAGGTCGCGACGGGCATCGTCGAGGGTGGCTCGGAGTACGGTTACGACGAGTATGGCTACGATTTCACTCCCGAGGACGAGTATGGATACGACGAATCAGCCCTGGATCCCGATAGCGACGTGGGATCAGAGACACCTTACGCGAATGAGGGTTCAGGGTCCGAAGATGCATCCGACATCTCGAGTGAATCGGACGAGGAGCTCTCTGAGGGGGCTTCGGATGCGTTTTCGGGCTGGGAGTACGACGCGAGCACCGGTGTGTATTCGGATCCGGTGTCGAGTCACTCGTATGATTCCACCACGGGCATCTTCTTCAACACGGAGACCGGGGAGGGCTTCGATCCAGCGACCGGCATGCTTTACGATCCCTCCGTCGGATGGTACGGTGGGTGGGATATCTACGATGGTGGAACTGAGTACTACTGGACAGACCCGACGTATCCTGGGGCTCCGGATTCGTACGACTGGTCGGGTGCTACCACCGGGGCAGAGTACTACACCGACCCCTACAGCTACGATTACACCGTCGACTGGGCCTCCGGAGACGCCTTCGTCGGCCCGGAGTCGGTCTGGTATGGGTACGATACGCCGTACTACGGGGATTACGCCTCGATCTCGGAGATGACGGGCGAAACGCCCGCGGATACCCAGGCGTACGAGGCGTTGATCTACGAACACGGGTTCGAGAACGTCCCGGGGATACTGTCGGATTCCCCGATCGGGATGTACGAAGGTATGTACGGACCGGTGACGCCGATATACCCCGGCGGAGGGACGAGCGGTCCGGCGGCAGCCAGCTGGGACATCTTCGATTACTACGGTGACGGATGGTACGGTGGGGCCCCGATCGAACACGATTACTCGAACACCTACCCGGACTACTTCGGGCCGGGATCGATGGGCCAGACCGATCCCACGCTCTTCCCGGACTCCTACGAGATCTGGAGTCCGTACACCTCGACGTTCTGA